gttcagtggccatgtgtgtaatttacccaaacttTATCCAATTTAACATTGTGACCACTGaaattcaattcttaacggtatggtcactggattttacattttttaacatcgATGATcgctcaactttaactaactctgaAAATTACCGTTAACGACTTCAAagtgaaaatattcaagaattaaagttatttagaatGACACTTACcatgaaatcatattttttattttccaaaatcaccttttttggagctttctatctctaaaaattcactttctcgcCTAACCAAATAACCTCAAAAcggaaattttcaaaaattaaagttcattagaaaatcattaactcttcgaattttttactTTGAGACCGTCAATGGTCATTTTAAAGCGTTAAGTGGCCACTAGCGTTATTAAGTGTAAAGCTCAATGgttataccgttaagaattgaagttcagtggtcacaatgttaaaatgagtaaagttcagtggccatagatgtaatttactcaaattaaaatgtatattatTTTAAGCAAATGCATGAGCGAATATTCACTTTAAATAGATTCAACGGATTAATAAAGGccttgtttggtaaagagcgttttgggataaaaagagcggttttgactaactttagcggtttgaccactgaaaccactgattggagtgtttggtggagagaggtttgggagagagttttgggatgaaaaagctaatttagaaaaagctcttaaaatgagctttttcaattagcgttttgcaatattaaaattaatgaacttctttaaccctaCTAGATAGACTCCTCATCTTCtcatgcgccaaaattaatgctcttattcgtctttttgcacaaaccgctattatcaatcaactaatttttaccaaacaggtctagtcaaatcagctaatgtaatcagctaacagctaatgtaatcagctaacagtaGACCTATCCATGGGTCGGGTTGGGCCGGGTTCGGGCCGGGCCTAACgggcttttgtgtaaaagtgctCGTCCCAAGCACAGCCCAGCCCAGTATTAATTTAgacgggctcgggccgggctgggctcgggcttaaaaatcaaatctcaagcccaacccatataaacccacctaaaaaaaatattattaatttttaattataaaaaattaaatttatacttaaaataaatatttaattataaatatataatatttttaattaatattaataaggcgggccgggctgggccggcccGTGATATTTTCATATggcccaagcccgcccaaaaaataggcgggctttaGTGGGTCTGGGCCTAAGAGTAAATTTCATTGTCCAAGCCCGACCCAAAGGACACGGGCCTGGGCCGGCCGGGCGGGTACCCgggcccgtggacaggtctagctaacagctaacatctaacagctaattcccaaacatggCCAAAATATTTTACAAATTTATTAGGTCAAAtccagtggcggatccaggatttgagggagggaTGGGCAAAActctatataatttttttttagacaaaatagcattaattgaaaaaaatatattttaatacataattgctattcgatacaaaatatcttaaaattaaaaacttctAATGCTAAGTAGATCGACGATTACGAGGTGGCAATTGATATCTACAATCTGTCATAACTTGAAAACGATCTGCTGCCTCTACCTATACTGTttctttttagggttaaggtgcaaaaatacccaggagcaattttacctctaacgtctaaaatgatgcaattttacccctaatgtttatagccaagagcaattttaccccaaacgttgataaattggatcaatttcagacactattataaaatacagttattttttttctttattttgcaccaattgcatatcaatttgttctaaaaaaggatataatattttttgtaatttaataataaaattggagattaatatttataaattcggtgaattttttgaatttttttttttttgtctaattcgtacaaaagacagtatatttttaatattttttcacatcccaacatatgtttgtgatttgttactgataaaataacgcatgtgttttagatgacaagattcatgaccgataagacagtttgattaattatttctcaaatttacccaatttatcaacattaggggtaaaactgctcttgacttccaagattagggataaaattgcaccattttagatgttatggataaaattgctcttgatctaaaacgttaggagtatttttgcacattaacccTTCTTTTTAGactaaaaaaatgttttttttttatgaaacggGGGGCAAATGCCCCTTTGACCCCCTACATCCACCCCTGGGTCAATCAGTTGTCCGGTTGAGTTCAGACTTTCAGACATATTTCACAACCAACCCATTTTATTTAGGACTTGTGCAGATCTAAACCTGATCGGGTCAAATATCAAATACactttccaaactcaacatatGAAGAAAAACGGGTTAGACTTCTGGACGAGTCAACATGCTTATAAACAAATCTAATTtcgaaggcttaatacataagcAACCCTTTGAACTTATCCATTTTTTTCGTTTTATCCCCTAAACTTAAGGGACAACCTATTGACCCCCTCTCCGACATAGCGCTTGGATTATTGAAGCTTTGTATTTTGCCAGGTCAGCGCCACGTCGGAGAGGAGGGGTAAATTGGATGGTTTTTTGGAAGTTTAGATGGTCAATAGGTTGTTCCTTAAGTTTAGaaggtaaaatgaaaaaaatgtgacaagtttaaggagctacgtatgtattaagccaatttcGAATAATATATTtaccaaaataaaatatacttaataaatattaatagctTCTCACAAATTCAATCGAAgaaaaaaagtgaaattaagCTTTAGAACACAAAACCAAGcccaattaattatttattcttataattttaattttaaattttgtattgttataaaacatatatatgtaaTGGATGTCAATATATGCCTATGAACAACTATACATCTATTGTAACGACACGATCTGGAGTGGGTAGCGTCGGGATAGAAGGCTTGAGCAAAGAGTGATCTTAAGGAATGTCGATgaggcaggaatgaactgaatttcATATCAGAAATGGAGAAGGAATGactgaggcttattagtaaggtgaAAATCAATACATGCAAATAAGTTTTAAAGTCGTGAGGCCCAATATGTTGAATTTGAACAAAAGCAgataatatgtatatattattggCCAGTTGTTACAATTAGTATCAGAACCGACTCTTCACGTACgatgtggttcggggacgaaccatgTAGAAGCTGGTAAGCATGTAACAACCCGATCCGGAGTAAGTGACGCTAggatagaaggcctgagcaaagAGCAATCCTGAAGAATGACGATGGGGTAGGAATAAACTGAACCCCACAtcgaaaattgagaaaaaatgaCTGGAACTTATTAATAAGGTGGAAATCtaatacatgtagacgcgttttaaaatCGTGAGGCTCAAAATGTTGAATTTAACCAAATCGGATAATATTTATATGAAATTAGACAAGATTCTTACCTATATTATGATATTATCtattatatttcattttttaatatttctaaTATACCTTCTCTATTATGCATAGAATAAAAATTCTATAAATTCTAAcacaaatataaaatttagggttaattacaaatagataCTCTATAGTTACACGAATTTACAGATAGGTATctatgatatttttctttataaacgCAACCCTATGGTCtataaaattttgtattttttttactttgccaaatttgatcaataacgacctcaaaataaaaaactaacgacctcaaaacgaaaattttgaagaattaaagttgtacattatcatatttactatggaaccatatttttaatttttcaaaatcatcatttttagagttttctaACATTAACTTtatctctcataaaaaaaaaaacacctaaataacattaaacataaaaagttaaggcctaatacataaataactccctgaacttgtccaaatgttgcaactgccccctccaactttcaattataACAATTTACTCCTTAAACTTggccaattgtaaaacataaccccaaattgggaatttttttaccccgtacttgaagcaaccgtaaaaacatTTCCCCAGATTCGTATCATGCGAAAGAtttgattatcacactccacgagcgttgcagcttttgtatttcacgtattttttcaattgcagtccatgtcagcaatttggggttatgttttacaattggacaagtttgaggagttatattttacaattggacaaatttAAGGGGTAatttgttacaattgaaagtttggggggcagttgcaatatttgaacaagttcagtgggttatttatgtattaggccaaaagttaaagaattaaacttgcttaaagtattATTTATCGGTTAAATTCTGACAAAATCaactcaaatgcaaaattttacaaaccataTGATTACGTTTGAAAAAAAGAATAAGTACTCATCTGCAAATCGACAAAACTACACAACATCTATATATAAATAACCCTAAAATTTAATACTCATTCACaaacattaataaattaaaaacacataattttgagaaattatctTTCAACCTTACCTATATTTTTTAACCACTAAATTTTAAAAAGTCTATCATTTTGGGACAAAGAGTGCATGAATTCATAATCTACTTGACCATCCATTACAACAACCAGAAATTTTAGGATACACTGAAAGTAATACAACCTAGTAATGAAAATCGTTTTGCAAACACTACATGTAAGATGATtggtgaaaagaaaaaaaaatatatatatataaatatgacaTTAATTGATTCGTCGGATGCATTACTTCCATGTCACTCAGCAACGAAATAGAAGGCGCAGATTCATCTTCGTTTTCGTCTTCCCCATCAATCATCCACGCCATCACTGAATGTTGatgttctttttttcttctttttttttttttttttgcgtacATGACATTTGGTCTGTGAGAGACTCCCCCAATCAATTCAAGCTACGTCCTCGTGCATGACTTTTCGCCTGGATTAGTGTGCGGTTTCCTGCCTTACTTGTGCTTGTCTCTCGGGAAATCCTTCTTTTGGTCCACTAGCATGGCTACTGGAGCGCTCGGCGAATTTTTCACTGTGGTTCCCTGCATACTCAAGTCTCTTTTAGAACACCTACTTGCGCCCAGCGGCGAATACAGGATTAGTCCGTTTTGGGGCTTTTTTACACGTGCctgcaacaacaacaacaaggaTAAAAGTTATAACCAGATAGACAGAAAAGCAGTCATAACCATTCTCAGTTCCAGATTCATAACATATGATTTTGGGTCTCATAATCCAGAAAATTAAACTACTCACTAAGTAAAATAGGGTATGATATGAAGTAGAACTATTTAATTTATACTCGAGCATCCAAAACGACATTATCGTTCAGAAATTACGGAAACATATAAGAGTGAGAGAGAGCGAGGGATGTTACGTTTTTGACAAGCGTCGTTTAAAAATTTCATAGCGAGTTAAGTTCCAACTTATAACCCAATATCTAGGAAGCACTGACACGGGTACTTATATAGAACAGGTACAGGTGCAGGTGCGGGTGAGACAAACATTAGTTTTAAAAATTATGAGACACGGATATGGCGGGGAcaccaaatttatatatatatgataaataACATTCATTAGTCATTAGTCATTAGTCATTATAAACCATAAATAACATCCATAATAAGTCATTAATTCATCGAAGAGAAACATTTAATACttcaaactatttaaactaCCAAAAAAGGGGCGACTGcaatatttcttttctttagatTTTGATTTCTGATTCTTTAATAGgggtttattttgtttttgtatatatCAATCCCTATATTTTGTAAGATTATTAAAAGATACCTCTATATTCTACTTAATTAGCTTAGAATCCATGTCCCTGAGTGTCCCCAttaaacaagaaaagaaaaagaggggACACTTATTTTGGAGTGTCGGGTGCGTGTCCCCGGAGTGTCGGAGTGTCCAGAGTGTCCGACACTCGTATGTGGAAGTGTCGGTGCTTCTGAAATAAGTTAGTTTTCCTTGTTTGTGTTGGTTTAGTTTAGATAGGATGTGTTAGATAAGTAAAAAGAACACAGAACCAATAAGCAAACATGAATCCTTTACTACAAAAAAGGAAATACGACTCTGTAGCATCATATATCATGAAAATCCTAGAAACAAATTAAGCAAAATATAACCAAAGCATGTCGGAATGAAGTGACTATTAACGATTTCGAGCTAAATCAAGAAAAAACTTACTTAACATTCATTCCGACATGACATCATCCTCATCGCGTTCCATGTCACTAATATCAAGATCAGCCAGCAACTCGTCAAGAGCACTAGATGGTAACTCTTCCCCATCAACCGTGGATACCAAAGAAATATTGAACCTCAGCTCAGGGTCCTCTTCCAAATCCCTCAAGAACTCTTCATATTCTCTGCTCGTTTTATGAGGCTTGCCGCATTTTCTTTGATGCTTCTCTTCATAGCTCTTCCTTATCAAAATTGCTTCGGGAAGAACAAGGCCTTTGCACTTGTCTAGCTCATAATTATTGATGTTGGCAGCATATAAGTCGTATCCAAGTGCTCGATCGCCAGGCTTTAGAATATGGCCAAGGTGTGTTTTcacaaagaaaatattattattccTCCCAAAATCTGATAAACGCGCTACTTGGGCCTCAGCTAAAGCATATTTTGACCCTCCGACGTCAACCTCTGGACCAGTGGTTTCAACATCTAAAACAATATACTCCACAAGCTGCCTGCTAGTAAGTAGAGACTTAAAAGGAGCTCTCCAATACTGGTCCGCATTCAAACAGCACTGTCTAAGTGTTAAGGGATCGAGTAGAGCTATGTTCTTTGTCACTTTTGTACATATTACAATTGGACCAAAATTCCCTAAACTACATCCAACTTTTGGAGGGAGGCAAATCAAATCTTCCCGGCAAATTGGGGAGATTTCGACAGAAGAAGTACATTTGTAATTGCAGGTGTTAGTGTGGGTATCATGGGACACAAGTTGCTCAGCATTGCGATGCTTCACTGGTGCATATTGCCTTATAAATTGAACAAATCTCTCACCATGACTTTGATTTCCGAAGAAAAAATCAATACCGTGATCCATCTGGTTGATTTTAATAGCATGGACAGCAGCACCATATTTCAAAATCAGTTGCTCCAAGTAAAAAAATGTTCGCCTATGAGGAACATGCTGCCGAAGCTGGACAGAAGCAACCCACTGATCAGGGTTAGCCTGAACTCTTGTGCAAGCATTGCACATTGTTTCCTGCTGAACAAACTCAACATCAAATGTTTGTTCAAGTACTGCACCGGCAAGAACCTCTTTCTGAATTTTCAGTCTCAGCTTGATTCTTTTGGAATGTGGCTCAGTCCAAACAAATTCTGCATTTACCATCCTAACAGTTTTTGGCAAGTGCAGTGCTTTTAGACAAAACGCCAATAACTGCTTGGACTCTAATTGGGCCCGGATCCAAGTGTTTGGTGGCTGAAGGTAGGTATCACACTCTGGGCAATGCCTAATAATCATATGCTTCTTCAACCCTTCAGTTATATCAACTTCTGAGCGCAAACACTTCACACACATATTAGCACTATTTGGTTGCATTGGAATGCCACATTTACAACATAACACACttccaacagtttgacgaactACAAACATTCCTGCTCCATCAGCCGCCATTGCTGTTCATGGgataaaatatatacaaaaattagTACGAACCGATAAGCTCGAAGAACTTAAggagaaaaaacaaaaacttgACCCATTGACACTAGCCAAAAAGCATAACAGAACAATAATTAGATAACATAGCAATTATTTAGCATTTACAAATAACATGTCTTAGGatgaaaaaattatgaaaaaagaAATATCATATTGGCATACATTAGTATAGTTGATACAGAAAATCTACTTGCACCTTTCTGggcctttttttttatttctcaactATACTAGGTGCAGAGATTTGGGGGGCATCTTGCACCCCAAAACTCAATCTGACTAAGACAGGGGGCTGAAACCACCACTAATAGAGGTGGTCCCGGAGGCCAGGCCCCCTGGCACCCCTTTCTCCACCCCTGAAAAGAAATGCTATGTAACTACTGACTCATCAACTGTAGCTGCTAGAAAATAACGAAAACCAATATGATTAAGCATCTTATCATTCATATGTCCCAACATATGATTCATATATTGGGACTGAAGCAATAGAACAAAGCCAATAACTAAAGAAATCGGGATTgaggataaaataattttaattataacttAAACTTAATTGTCTAGTTCAATGttcaaaaacacacaaaatacTCCAATTCTCCGAAAGCAATGATACAAAAGTTACATAATCTTGTTTACAGATACAGAAAACTCATCCTATCATCTTGCAATTGCACACCTAAACTACCCCaacaataatattaataataaaaacatcCTATTTCAACACAGGTGAATGAACAAAGTCTACGATTAAAGGAAATTCGgattcaaaatcaattataGGTATAAACTCAGTGGCGCAGTTCAATCGTTCAAATTGGAAACATATACATATGTATAAAATAACTAAAAGGACTTGCTTACTGTAGTTCATGAACTTCATGATAGAGAGGCTAATAATCTGGAGGCGAATTGCAGGAAACGGAGGAGGCGCGGCCCTGGGGCTGGACGGCGAGAAAAAAGGGAACGCGAGAAAGGAGGCGAGAAAAGAGGCGGGAGTATGTGATGGAGGCTAGGGGGGCGTTTGGttgtttatatattaataataaaaacagCCAACAGTTGATAAAACAAACCcacataaattattaaataattaatgggtacataaatatatatatttattatatttattacatttatttattaattttaaaagttaatgtgaaaaatactcttaacgttttgagtcatgagcaattttatctctaccaTTAGGAGTcaataacaattttacccttaatattaataagttgggtaaatttaaaaaataattcatcgaattgttttctcggtcatgaatattgtcatctacacttcacatgtgcgtcattttatcagtaacaaatcacaaatatatgttgggatgtgaaaaaaattaaaaaaaaatatactatcttttgtacgaattggacaaaaaaattcaaaaaaatcactgaatttataaatattaatatccaattctattattaaattataaaaaacatgaaagccttctttaaaaaaatatatgtgttttataatagtgtctgaaattgacccaaattatcaacgttaggagtaaaattgcttctgatcCAAAATATTTGAAggtatttttataccttaacCCTAGTTTTAATATgtaacttttattttaatatatatatataaaaaaattgattcaaaaaaaatatttaaaaaattaatatccattttttagggataaagtgctaaaatactcctaatattcataataaaaaaacaattttacctctaatattagTCGATTCAGTCAATTTCCGGTATcactaaaaagtacaaatattTTGTTATAGTATTCTCCATCGGTTACATACTAGCCGGTTCAActgttttttacgtttttataattttataataaaatttaagattaatattttaaatttgacaaaatatttgaattttttccaCAGATACAACGGGAcacaatataaatttttaaactttttttcgTTTAATATAGGTTTGTAATTTGTTACTGATGCGTAATAAAATGACGTATGTATCAATGGAGATGACAAGATTTATAGCTGAGAAGATACAATTTTATGAACTATTTTTCAGATTGATCCAATTTTtcaacattaaaaataaaattattcttaatTGCCAATATTAGatgtaaaattgtacaattttagatgttaatgATAAAATTACTCGTGAGTATCACCGTTAgaagtatttttgcatcttaaattttttataataataataagggttaAGGTTGAAATTTGTCCATTTTTTTAGACGGATATAGCGAACCTTGAACCTTGAAATATGATATCGTACAATTAATCCATAACGTTTTTAAACAAAACCAGTTTTACTCATACTTAATATAAATGTAAACAGGCTTATTTATTGTTATTCGACTTCTTATTTAATTGTGATATAATACATTTCAAATATTAATTACatttaaaataattactttATTGTTAATACAATTATAAATAACTTGCGAAAATTAATATTCAAACATGTTAGATACAAATTAACTATAAAAACAGCGCGAAATATTTAATATGTtattaaaacaattataaaCAAACATTTCAAAACATACAAAGCTGTTTCAACTTGTTGATAAACttgtttataaaatttaatgtgGCGGTcgaataattatcaaattagcCTGTTGAAATATTCTGTTCGGTAtgaataaaattgatcttgctttaTAGCATTAAGAGTTAAATTCTATAATTTTGAACGTTAAGGATATATCTGAACTTTTTCAAAAATGGTTATGAGAAAATTTGAACTTTATCCCTTATAATAAATTAGAATCTAAATATTTATaagttaattcaatttttgataTCATTAGaaatacaattttacccctaatatttataagttgagtcaatttttGATACCATTAGAAAAACACCGGATATTTTGTTTCCGTTATTAGCTCTTTGAGGTGTCTCATCGATTCTCCGAACCATTCTCGAGTGGTGCTGTTGATTCCTATCTCACACGTCGTGTGGGATAACTCACACGTAGACCTCGCCATGGGCCGATGAACCCGGCCGTCCGGCCCGAGCCCAGACCCATTTAGCCGGGcctggacacataaaattagtGCCAGGCCCGGTCCGGCCCAAGCCCGATTAAGCCCGCCTAGTAAATGGGCGGGTCTGGGCTATGTAAATACCCGACGGGCTTGGCCCGACCCGgcccgttatatatatatatgtatttataaatttaattatataaatttgttgAGTTAGTATAATCACGTGAACAGCACATGTCATAGAGGACACTTGTAATGTTTTGattggtttttctttttgtgtgtATGTTGCCGTTATATATAAACggattttcttttcctttcaaatCACTCTGTAATTCCGATCTATTTCTATGAATAAAAAGCTTCAGCACAAGCTTTtcttcatggtatcagagcattggTTGTTGATCCGGTGATCGGAGAGGCATGCCACCTAAACAACAACGCTCATATGCAGCGATTGTGAAACGATCTGTCACAAGTGAAGATCCGAGTGATACAGAGGTAGAAGACGCGATTGCAACAGATTCATTGAAGTCAGATCCAGAAGAAGTTATGGCTACGGGCACTCAAGGTACGAACAATAATCAAGATAATACTAACTTGATTTTGACTAGTACTGTGTTTACTGGTGGAAACTACATCATATGGAGAAGATCTCTAATATTAGCCATGAACGCTAAGAGGAAGTCAAAGTTTATCCTCACCGATGATAAACCGAAGGATAATACATCCGAGGAATATCTCCGGTGGAAGGAAAATGATGATTTAATCATCTCATGGATTTTAAACACTTTGCACAAGGATTTAGCAAGGGTGTTTGTATTTGCGAAAACGGCTAGGCAACTATGGCAAGAACTCGAGCAGAGGTATGGCGAGAGTAATGGACCTCTGATCTTCAAGTTACGCAAAGAAATTAGTCGTATGACGCAAGGAAATCTATCCTTAGTTGATTTTTTCAACAAAATCAAGCAGAAATGGGATGAATATGGAGATATAAAGCCTCCTATCACTTGTTCTTGTGGTGAGGCTATGAAGAAGATCCTGgatcaagttgaggaagagcaATTGATGCAGTTTTTGTCTGGCTTGAATTCTGAGTTTGATCATATTCGTGATCAAATTCTTATCACTGAGCCTTTACCTACAGTGAATCGTGCATTTTCAATGCTTAGTAAAGTAGAGAAGCAGCGAAGCATGGATGATGATTCTAAGCCTGAATTTGTGAACAACACTACTACTAATCATAAGTCTTCGTCTAGTGGAGGAAACAAGTATACGAACAAGAAGAATGGAGGCACAAATCGTGAATATCAAAGCAAGGAAGATAAATTTTGCACTCACTGTAGAAAAAGTGGTCATGACAAACAGGAATGCTTCAAGATTATAGGCTATCCTGATTGGTTTAAAGGCAAAAAATCTGGAACTAAGCATCAAGCTCATGTTGTACTTGATCATAAGTCTCCATTGGATGATTCTGATGAAGATTATGAAGATGACAAACAGTCAGTTAAGTCTATGGTgcaaaaggagatacaaaaagctttgaagggGAAGTATGTTCAAGAAAACAACAGTAAGGGCGACAGTAAGGGCGATTTTTTAGCTTTTGCAGGAGTTAGTGCTGCAGGTATGAAAAATGCTTTTGATTCTTATGATAATTGTGCTTGGGTGGTAGATTCTGGTGCTACAACTCATATGACGTATCATAAGAGTTTGTTGCATAATGTTGTTCAACTTGAGAAACCTAGAAAAGTTTATTTACCTACTGGAGAAGCACAGTTGATAGACAGTGTAGGAGATATTGTTTTTGATAATGATTTCAAATTGATGAATGTGTTATATGTCCCTAAGTTCCAATACAATTTAATGTCAGTCAGTAGATTGTTAGTTGATCAGAGAATTGGAGTTAGTTTCTTTGACAACTATTGCATATTGCAGGACCAGGATGGTAAAAGAGTAATAACTGTTGGCAAGTTGCAGGGAGGTCTATATTACTTAAATAAGGAGTCATTTGGTGATGCAATTATAGATAAGTATAATCAATCTTCTGATTATTCCAGTTTATGTGTTGGTAGTAAAGATAAAATTGTGGATGTATGCACTTGGCATTTGAGGTTGGGACACTTGTCTGTTACTAGAATGCAACATGTGAAAGACATAGTTTCATTGAATAAAGAACAATTATGCAATATTGCTCATTGTGATGTGTGTTTAAGAAGTAAACAAGTTAGACATTCTTTTAATGACAGTGTTACTAAAACTGAGCATATTTTTGAAGTGATGCATATGGATGTTTGGGgaccatataaacaaaaggCTGTTACTGGGGAGAGATTTATATTGACCATTGTTGATGATTTTTCTAGGGCTATGTGGGTAGTATTGTTTAAGTCTAAAGATCAAGTTCCTAGTCTAATAGAAAGTTTTTGCAATTTGGTCATTACTCAATTTGAAACCAAAATCAAAACAATTAGGACTGATAATGGAACTGAGTTTGTCAGCCAACATACTCAGTCTATCTTGAAGAAATTTGGTATTATACATCAGAAGACTTGTATACatactcctcaacagaatggtaCTGTAGAGAGAAGGCATAGAAGCCTTACTACGGTT
The window above is part of the Euphorbia lathyris chromosome 3, ddEupLath1.1, whole genome shotgun sequence genome. Proteins encoded here:
- the LOC136224663 gene encoding uncharacterized protein — translated: MKFMNYTMAADGAGMFVVRQTVGSVLCCKCGIPMQPNSANMCVKCLRSEVDITEGLKKHMIIRHCPECDTYLQPPNTWIRAQLESKQLLAFCLKALHLPKTVRMVNAEFVWTEPHSKRIKLRLKIQKEVLAGAVLEQTFDVEFVQQETMCNACTRVQANPDQWVASVQLRQHVPHRRTFFYLEQLILKYGAAVHAIKINQMDHGIDFFFGNQSHGERFVQFIRQYAPVKHRNAEQLVSHDTHTNTCNYKCTSSVEISPICREDLICLPPKVGCSLGNFGPIVICTKVTKNIALLDPLTLRQCCLNADQYWRAPFKSLLTSRQLVEYIVLDVETTGPEVDVGGSKYALAEAQVARLSDFGRNNNIFFVKTHLGHILKPGDRALGYDLYAANINNYELDKCKGLVLPEAILIRKSYEEKHQRKCGKPHKTSREYEEFLRDLEEDPELRFNISLVSTVDGEELPSSALDELLADLDISDMERDEDDVMSE